Proteins encoded together in one Quercus lobata isolate SW786 chromosome 3, ValleyOak3.0 Primary Assembly, whole genome shotgun sequence window:
- the LOC115982507 gene encoding G-type lectin S-receptor-like serine/threonine-protein kinase CES101: MATNENHLKLMFLLMLSCLWISFAAARDTLELGDTLNSSSYLVSRKRAFTLGFFHSGSTSNIYLGIWFTNDPKKIVWVGNRNAPVVNTAAVLTLETKGNFKILPQGGDAISLYSHQATNYTDTLFATLLDSGNFVLQELDSNGTTQKVLWQSFDEPTDTLLPGMKLGVNHKNGRPWSLTSWLNEVVPVPGQFSLEWDPKGRQLIIRRQGVEFWTSGVLKGGKFEFISDEYKSMYNFTIVSNEDEEHLVYNDINQGGQSAWFLSFEGKLLSFDGSYIAETENCNGHSTDGGCMRWLPSCRSRDDMFDKRSGYFIQGPEPSSLDYNTKHTMNDCRVTCWNLCGCDAYTFLYDNQTGCKFWEKKGEFFQDLSGIIPALYVLIPKSSQNGTKKWIWVIGIAIGVIPLVVIFFCILCHLSRRRNVFLQVEMDAKSDDGMLELMNSDTFTTVNELQNDRKQGNDLRIFSYKCIMSATNNFSLENKLGEGGFGLVYKGVFSQGQEIAIKRLSRNSGQGMSEFKNELILISELQHMNLVQLLGFCIHREERMLIYEYMPNKSLDYFLFDSTKSKMLDWPTRFSIIEGIAQGLLYLHKYSRLRVIHRDLKASNILLDENMNPKISDFGMARIFQQNELEANTRRIMGTYGYMSPEYAMEGVFSIKSDVYSFGVLLLEIVSGRKSNNFYHTKHLDNLVGYAWELWKEDAMLDLMDPTLSDSFIKDQMFRCIHVGLLCIGDSAIDRPTMSDVIAMLANDSLTLPSPEKPIFSIARKAIEAHICEKESENYSIYGLSISNMVAR, encoded by the exons ATGGCTACGAATGAAAACCATCTCAAACTTATGTTCTTGCTAATGTTATCATGCTTGTGGATTTCCTTTGCTGCTGCAAGGGACACCCTCGAATTAGGCGACACTCTTAATTCCTCAAGTTATCTAGTTTCTAGAAAAAGAGCATTCACTTTGGGGTTCTTCCACTCTGGAAGTACCAGCAACATCTACTTGGGAATATGGTTCACCAATGaccctaaaaaaattgtttgggtTGGCAACAGAAACGCACCTGTTGTGAACACTGCTGCGGTTCTTACGTTAGAAACCAaaggaaatttcaaaattttgcccCAAGGTGGAGATGCAATATCTCTGTATTCTCATCAAGCAACCAACTACACAGACACTCTCTTTGCAACTCTATTGGATTCAGGGAATTTTGTCCTGCAAGAGTTGGATTCCAATGGAACTACGCAAAAGGTTTTGTGGCAAAGTTTTGATGAGCCTACAGACACACTTCTGCCGGGGATGAAGTTAGGTGTCAACCACAAGAATGGAAGACCTTGGTCACTTACCTCATGGTTGAACGAGGTTGTCCCAGTTCCAGGGCAGTTTTCTCTAGAGTGGGATCCCAAGGGTCGCCAATTGATCATTCGGCGACAAGGGGTGGAGTTTTGGACTAGTGGGGTCTTGAAAGGTGGCAAATTTGAGTTCATATCAGATGAATACAAGAGCATGTATAATTTCACCATTGTTTCTAACGAGGATGAAGAACACTTGGTTTATAATGATATAAACCAAGGTGGACAATCAGCGTGGTTTCTAAGTTTTGAGGGGAAACTTCTCAGTTTTGATGGATCCTATATTGCAGAAACGGAAAACTGTAATGGACACAGTACTGATGGAGGCTGCATGAGATGGCTACCATCGTGTCGAAGTCGTGATGACATGTTTGATAAAAGATCTGGTTACTTCATACAAGGGCCTGAACCTAGCTCCTTGGATTATAACACTAAACATACCATGAATGATTGCAGGGTTACTTGCTGGAACCTCTGTGGCTGTGATGCCTATACTTTCCTATATGATAATCAGACTGGATGCAAATTTTGGGAGAAAAAGGGGGAATTCTTCCAAGACCTCTCTGGTATAATTCCAGCTCTTTATGTTCTAATACCAAAGTCTTCTCAAAATG GTACAAAGAAATGGATATGGGTTATTGGTATAGCCATAGGTGTCATTCCTCTAGTTGTAATTTTCTTCTGCATCTTGTGCCACCTATCAAGAAGGAGAAATGTATTTCTTCAAG TGGAGATGGATGCAAAGAGTGACGATGGAATGCTTGAGCTAATGAACTCCGATACGTTTACCACTGTCAATGAGCTTCAAAATGATAGAAAGCAGGGGAATGATTTGAGAATATTCAGTTATAAATGCATCATGTCTGCGACAAATAACTTCTcattagaaaacaagcttggagAGGGAGGCTTTGGACTTGTTTATAAG GGAGTATTTTCACAAGGGCAAGAAATAGCTATAAAGAGACTTTCAAGAAATTCAGGACAAGGAATGTCAGAGTTCAAGAATGAGTTGATACTTATATCTGAACTCCAACATATGAATCTTGTTCAACTTCTAGGTTTCTGCATTCATAGAGAAGAGAGAATGTTAATCTATGAATACATGCCAAACAAAAGCTTGGACTACTTTCTCTTTG ATTCAACCAAAAGCAAAATGTTAGATTGGCCTACACGTTTTAGCATAATTGAAGGAATTGCTCAAGGATTGCTTTACCTCCACAAGTACTCAAGATTGAGAGTAATCCATAGAGATTTGAAAGCTAGTAATATTCTCCTAGACGAAAATATGAACCCCAAAATATCTGATTTTGGTATGGCAAGAATTTTCCAACAAAATGAATTGGAAGCAAATACTAGGAGGATTATGGGGACATA TGGATACATGTCTCCTGAGTATGCCATGGAGGGAGTTTTCTCTATAAAATCTGATGTCTACAGTTTTGGAGTTCTATTGCTAGAAATCGTGAGTGGTAGGAAAAGCAACAATTTCTACCACACTAAGCACTTGGACAATCTTGTTGGATAT GCATGGGAATTATGGAAAGAAGATGCCATGTTAGACTTAATGGATCCAACACTTAGTGATTCATTCATCAAGGATCAGATGTTTCGATGCATTCATGTTGGTCTCCTATGCATAGGAGATAGTGCAATTGATCGACCAACAATGTCAGATGTTATAGCTATGTTGGCAAATGATAGTTTGACACTACCTTCCCCTGAAAAACCCATATTTTCTATAGCTAGAAAAGCAATTGAAGCGCATATATGTGAGAAAGAATcagaaaattattcaatataTGGGTTATCCATTTCCAATATGGTTGCACGATAA